A part of Streptomyces sp. NBC_01451 genomic DNA contains:
- a CDS encoding MFS transporter, whose translation MTSTETPTGLPVVPDRRRWFALAIVMTAAFMDLVDVTIVNVAIPSIQREAGATFSQIQWITAGYALAFAAGLVTGGRLGDIHGRKRLFLVGMGGFTLASALCGFAANPEMLVASRILQGGMAAMMVPQVLSIVHATFPAHERGKVFGLFGAIVGLGAVTGPLLGALLTEWDLFGLGWRPIFLINLPVGIAGLVLGHRFITESKAPRALKLDLVGVALVTLGLLMLLYPLIRGRELDWPLWGHLSMAGSLGVFGALVAYEKRKTRIDGSPLIELSLFRVKSFAAGIAVQTVFGVGLGIFFLVWTLYMQMGLGWSALRAGLTGVPFSIAVSVAAGMSVQKLVPRFGRKVLQAGALVMGLGVLVYIWESGRYGLAIASWQMALPLVVMGAGMGLIVAPLTDAVLSEVPKEHAGSASGLINTVQQMGNALGLGLVSVVFFGTMGDRLAPDEVGPAFVDAFQNALGWVAGLMGVIFLAMFALPGRAPVSDAQDAAAEEGEEEGEREKVLVG comes from the coding sequence ATGACCTCCACCGAAACACCAACCGGTCTCCCTGTGGTGCCGGACCGGCGACGCTGGTTCGCCCTCGCCATCGTGATGACCGCGGCCTTCATGGACCTCGTCGACGTCACGATCGTCAACGTCGCGATCCCGTCCATCCAGCGCGAGGCCGGCGCCACCTTCAGCCAGATCCAGTGGATCACGGCCGGCTACGCGCTCGCCTTCGCCGCCGGTCTCGTCACCGGCGGGCGGCTCGGCGACATCCACGGCCGCAAGCGGCTGTTCCTCGTGGGCATGGGCGGCTTCACCCTCGCCTCCGCCCTGTGCGGCTTCGCCGCCAACCCGGAGATGCTGGTCGCCTCCCGCATCCTCCAGGGCGGCATGGCGGCGATGATGGTGCCGCAGGTCCTGTCGATCGTCCACGCGACCTTCCCGGCGCACGAGCGCGGCAAGGTGTTCGGGCTCTTCGGCGCGATCGTCGGCCTGGGCGCGGTGACCGGTCCGCTGCTGGGCGCGCTGCTGACGGAGTGGGACCTGTTCGGCCTCGGCTGGCGCCCGATCTTCCTGATCAACCTGCCGGTCGGCATCGCGGGACTGGTCCTGGGCCACCGCTTCATCACCGAGTCGAAGGCTCCCCGGGCGCTGAAGCTGGACCTCGTCGGCGTCGCCCTGGTGACCCTGGGCCTGCTGATGCTGCTCTACCCGCTGATCCGCGGGCGCGAGCTGGACTGGCCGCTGTGGGGACACCTGTCGATGGCGGGCTCGCTCGGTGTCTTCGGCGCGCTGGTGGCGTACGAGAAGCGCAAGACGCGGATCGACGGTTCGCCGCTGATAGAGCTGTCGCTGTTCAGGGTGAAGAGCTTCGCCGCGGGCATCGCCGTGCAGACCGTCTTCGGGGTCGGCCTGGGCATCTTCTTCCTGGTGTGGACGCTGTACATGCAGATGGGGCTCGGCTGGAGCGCCCTGCGGGCCGGTCTGACCGGTGTGCCCTTCTCGATCGCGGTGTCGGTGGCGGCCGGGATGTCCGTCCAGAAACTGGTCCCGCGCTTCGGCCGCAAGGTGCTCCAGGCGGGCGCCCTGGTGATGGGCCTCGGTGTGCTGGTCTACATCTGGGAGTCCGGCCGCTACGGCCTGGCCATCGCCTCCTGGCAGATGGCGCTCCCGCTGGTCGTCATGGGCGCCGGGATGGGCCTGATCGTCGCCCCGCTGACGGACGCCGTGCTGTCCGAGGTCCCGAAGGAGCACGCCGGATCGGCTTCCGGGCTGATCAACACCGTGCAGCAGATGGGCAACGCGCTCGGGCTCGGGCTGGTGTCGGTGGTGTTCTTCGGGACGATGGGGGACCGGTTGGCGCCCGACGAGGTGGGGCCGGCGTTCGTGGACGCCTTCCAGAACGCGCTGGGGTGGGTGGCCGGGCTGATGGGCGTGATCTTCCTGGCGATGTTCGCGCTGCCGGGACGGGCTCCCGTATCGGACGCGCAGGACGCCGCGGCCGAGGAGGGCGAGGAGGAGGGCGAGCGGGAGAAGGTCCTCGTCGGGTGA
- a CDS encoding helix-turn-helix transcriptional regulator, translating into MTTDTPARLLQLLSLLQTPREWPGGELSDRLGVSRRTVRRDIDRLRELGYPVQATKGSDGGYRLVAGKAMPPLVLDDEEAVAIAVGLRAGAGHAVEGLDEASVRALAKLEQVLPSRLRRRVSTLQAATTPLTSGDGAVIAPETLTVMASAVAGQERLRFAYRAKDGTPTKRLTEPHRLVSTGRRWYLVAYDLDRADWRTFRVDRVSDPFATGARFTPRELPTGDAAEYLRRSMYVRQEAYAFEVTFAAPAAHVAARVPAWLGVPEPIDEHSCRIRSSVSDALESLTVRLASVDCEFTVQEPAELVQRVRELGARMTRAAGS; encoded by the coding sequence ATGACGACGGACACACCGGCCCGGCTCCTTCAGCTCCTCTCGCTCCTCCAGACGCCCCGCGAGTGGCCGGGCGGCGAGCTCTCCGACCGGCTCGGGGTGTCCCGGCGCACGGTGCGGCGGGACATCGACCGGCTGCGTGAACTCGGCTATCCCGTGCAGGCGACCAAGGGTTCCGACGGCGGATACCGGCTGGTCGCGGGCAAGGCCATGCCGCCGCTGGTGCTCGACGACGAGGAGGCGGTGGCCATCGCGGTCGGGCTGCGGGCGGGTGCCGGGCACGCGGTCGAGGGGCTGGACGAGGCGTCCGTACGGGCGCTGGCCAAGCTGGAGCAGGTCCTGCCGTCCCGGCTGCGCCGCCGTGTCTCCACCCTCCAGGCCGCGACCACCCCGCTGACCAGCGGAGACGGTGCGGTCATCGCGCCCGAGACACTGACCGTGATGGCCTCGGCGGTGGCCGGCCAGGAGCGGCTGCGGTTCGCCTACCGCGCCAAGGACGGCACCCCCACCAAGCGCCTGACCGAGCCCCACCGGCTGGTTTCGACCGGCCGCCGCTGGTATCTCGTCGCCTACGACCTCGACCGCGCCGACTGGCGCACCTTCCGCGTCGACCGGGTCAGCGACCCCTTCGCGACGGGCGCCCGCTTCACCCCGCGCGAGCTGCCGACGGGCGACGCGGCGGAGTATCTGCGCCGCTCGATGTACGTACGGCAGGAGGCCTACGCGTTCGAGGTGACGTTCGCCGCCCCGGCCGCCCATGTCGCCGCCCGCGTCCCGGCCTGGCTCGGTGTCCCCGAGCCCATCGACGAGCACAGCTGCCGTATCCGTTCGTCGGTCAGCGACGCGCTGGAGTCACTGACCGTGCGGCTCGCGTCCGTCGACTGCGAGTTCACGGTCCAGGAACCGGCCGAACTCGTCCAGCGGGTGAGGGAGTTGGGGGCCCGTATGACCCGGGCGGCGGGCAGCTGA
- a CDS encoding TetR/AcrR family transcriptional regulator, protein MEIALVAGRLFVTHGPRATRAEDIAQAAGVAPRTFYRYFATKEEAIGPLFGAGTERWAQAVREAPAALSVPQALEHGARHVLTPGDGVSQGALDWARTLFRLAEESPGLLRVWAERCLMSERALAQALASRGAGPADSPETRFTAAVASAAVRVAFEIWSAGDAPADGPSGPAELAVRNLEALRDFPWNGADS, encoded by the coding sequence ATGGAGATCGCCCTCGTAGCGGGGCGGCTCTTCGTGACCCACGGCCCGCGGGCCACCCGCGCCGAGGACATCGCCCAGGCCGCAGGGGTCGCACCGCGCACCTTCTACCGCTACTTCGCCACCAAGGAAGAGGCCATCGGCCCCCTGTTCGGCGCCGGCACGGAGCGCTGGGCCCAGGCGGTACGCGAGGCCCCGGCCGCACTGTCCGTGCCGCAGGCCCTGGAACACGGGGCACGGCATGTGCTGACGCCCGGCGACGGGGTGTCGCAGGGCGCTCTGGACTGGGCCCGCACCCTGTTCCGGCTGGCGGAGGAGAGCCCCGGCCTGCTGCGGGTGTGGGCGGAGCGGTGCCTGATGTCGGAACGCGCGCTGGCCCAGGCGCTGGCCTCCCGGGGCGCGGGTCCGGCCGACTCGCCCGAGACGCGCTTCACCGCCGCCGTCGCCAGTGCCGCCGTACGCGTCGCCTTCGAGATCTGGTCGGCCGGGGACGCACCTGCCGACGGCCCGAGCGGCCCGGCGGAACTCGCGGTGCGCAACCTGGAGGCGCTCCGGGACTTTCCGTGGAACGGCGCGGACTCCTGA
- a CDS encoding sigma-70 family RNA polymerase sigma factor — protein MATRAVARRTSSATGGTVGGARSVRAHGGEIADRDLVGMYLDEIARTPLLDAAKEVELSQTIEAGVFARQILDGEAEADADATTQELEALVAESERAKDVFIRSNLRLVVAVARRYPRSGLPLLDLIQEGNAGLVRAVEKFDYRKGFKFSTYATWWIRQAITRSIADQSRTIRLPVHLVEELGRIRRVQREFNRKNGRDPEPAEIAAELDTNAARVVDVLDWARDPVSLNMPVDDEGETQFGDLLEDTSAVSPEQSVLTLLRSEELDDLIGRLDQRTASIIKMRYGIVDGRERTLTEVGKEHGLTRERIRQIEKHALLELKKLARDTGFDAVA, from the coding sequence ATGGCAACCCGTGCCGTCGCCCGTCGTACGTCGTCCGCCACCGGCGGGACCGTCGGCGGCGCACGCAGTGTTCGCGCCCATGGCGGCGAGATCGCCGACCGCGACCTGGTCGGCATGTACTTGGACGAGATAGCCCGCACCCCTCTCCTCGACGCCGCGAAGGAGGTCGAGCTGTCGCAGACCATCGAAGCCGGTGTGTTCGCACGCCAGATCCTCGACGGCGAGGCGGAGGCCGACGCCGACGCCACCACCCAGGAGCTGGAGGCGCTCGTCGCCGAGAGCGAGCGGGCCAAGGACGTCTTCATCCGCTCCAACCTCCGGCTGGTCGTCGCCGTGGCGCGCCGCTACCCCCGCAGCGGCCTGCCTCTCCTCGACCTGATCCAGGAGGGCAACGCCGGTCTGGTGCGCGCGGTCGAGAAGTTCGACTACCGCAAGGGCTTCAAGTTCTCGACGTACGCCACCTGGTGGATCCGGCAGGCCATCACCCGCTCCATAGCCGACCAGTCACGCACGATCCGCCTCCCCGTCCACCTGGTCGAGGAACTGGGCCGGATCCGTCGAGTGCAGCGCGAGTTCAACCGTAAGAACGGCCGGGACCCGGAGCCCGCGGAGATCGCCGCCGAACTGGACACGAACGCGGCCCGCGTGGTCGACGTCCTGGACTGGGCCCGCGACCCGGTCTCGCTGAACATGCCGGTGGACGACGAGGGCGAGACCCAGTTCGGCGACCTCCTGGAGGACACGTCGGCGGTGTCGCCGGAGCAGTCCGTGCTGACTCTCCTGCGCAGCGAGGAACTGGACGACCTGATCGGCCGCCTCGACCAGCGGACGGCCTCCATCATCAAGATGCGGTACGGCATCGTCGACGGCCGGGAGCGGACGCTGACGGAGGTCGGCAAGGAGCACGGGCTGACCCGTGAGCGGATCCGGCAGATAGAGAAGCACGCGCTGCTGGAACTGAAGAAGCTGGCACGGGACACCGGGTTCGACGCGGTGGCGTAG
- a CDS encoding GNAT family N-acetyltransferase has product MSSERTKVLVRPGVEDDLEALTDLYNHYVRETPTTFDIKTFTPQERRPWLLSYPEDGPHRLMVAADMDSQRILGYATSGPFRAKPAYGTTVEVTVYLAPDAGGRGIGTLLYEALFEVLAGEDVHRALAGVVPPNEASVRLHERFGFRYVGTYREVGRKFGRYWDVAWYEKEL; this is encoded by the coding sequence ATGTCGTCGGAACGTACAAAGGTGCTGGTCAGGCCGGGTGTCGAGGATGATCTCGAAGCCCTCACCGATCTCTACAACCACTACGTGCGGGAGACACCAACCACTTTCGACATCAAAACCTTCACACCTCAGGAGCGCCGCCCCTGGCTGCTCTCCTACCCTGAAGACGGCCCGCACCGCCTGATGGTTGCCGCGGACATGGACTCACAGCGGATTCTGGGGTATGCCACATCCGGCCCCTTCCGCGCGAAGCCGGCCTACGGCACCACCGTGGAGGTCACCGTCTATCTCGCCCCGGACGCCGGCGGGCGCGGCATCGGCACGCTGCTCTACGAGGCGCTCTTCGAGGTCCTGGCCGGCGAGGACGTGCATCGGGCCCTGGCGGGGGTCGTGCCACCGAACGAAGCGTCCGTGCGGCTGCACGAACGCTTCGGGTTCCGGTACGTGGGCACGTACCGCGAGGTGGGCCGCAAGTTCGGCCGTTACTGGGATGTGGCCTGGTACGAGAAGGAGCTCTGA
- a CDS encoding dioxygenase family protein — protein sequence MSADIQERMPALYISHGAPPLADDPVWPGQLAAWSADLPRPKAILMVSAHWEEAPLALGAIETIPLVYDFWGFPEHYYQVEYAAPGAPELAESVRKLLRAPGMPVQDIPDRGLDHGAYVPLVEMFPEADIPVLQISMPTLDPVKLMDIGRRLAPLRDEGVLIVGSGFFTHNLAALRHTGSGVPTWSSEFDDWGRRALERRDVDGLLDFLNKAPAGRYAHPRTEHFAPLFVTMGAADLAGELDSQKSVIDGFWMGMAKRSVQFG from the coding sequence ATGTCCGCCGACATCCAGGAGCGCATGCCCGCGCTCTACATCAGTCACGGCGCGCCTCCACTGGCGGACGACCCGGTCTGGCCCGGCCAGCTCGCCGCCTGGTCGGCCGACCTGCCCCGCCCCAAGGCGATCCTCATGGTCTCCGCCCACTGGGAAGAGGCCCCGCTCGCCCTCGGCGCCATCGAAACGATCCCCCTCGTCTACGACTTCTGGGGCTTCCCCGAGCACTACTACCAGGTCGAGTACGCCGCCCCGGGCGCCCCCGAACTCGCCGAGTCCGTACGCAAGCTGCTGCGGGCCCCCGGCATGCCCGTCCAGGACATCCCGGACCGTGGTCTCGACCACGGCGCGTACGTCCCGTTGGTGGAGATGTTCCCCGAGGCGGACATCCCTGTCCTCCAGATCTCCATGCCGACCCTCGACCCGGTGAAACTGATGGACATCGGGCGCAGGCTCGCCCCACTGCGCGACGAGGGCGTGCTGATCGTCGGCTCCGGCTTCTTCACCCACAACCTGGCCGCGCTGCGGCACACGGGCTCCGGCGTGCCGACCTGGTCGAGCGAGTTCGACGACTGGGGCCGCAGGGCGCTGGAGAGGCGGGACGTGGACGGCCTGCTGGACTTCCTGAACAAGGCTCCCGCGGGCCGTTACGCCCACCCGCGCACCGAGCACTTCGCCCCGCTCTTCGTGACGATGGGCGCCGCCGACCTGGCCGGTGAGCTGGACTCCCAGAAGTCGGTCATCGACGGCTTCTGGATGGGGATGGCCAAGCGGTCGGTGCAGTTCGGCTGA
- a CDS encoding MarR family winged helix-turn-helix transcriptional regulator yields MNTASTSDEEPRWLTDEEQRTWRAYMHAVTLLEDHLDRQLQRDAGMPHVYYGLLVGLGEQADGRLRMTELAMKAKITRSRLSHAIARLEKNGWVRREDCPSDKRGQFAVLTEQGQEVLRRTAPGHVTAVRQALFDRISDEQRKTLHDVMEIVAQGLQPKDAGADLPWLR; encoded by the coding sequence ATGAACACGGCATCTACATCTGACGAGGAGCCCCGCTGGCTCACCGACGAGGAGCAGCGCACCTGGCGCGCCTACATGCACGCCGTCACCCTTCTGGAGGACCATCTCGACCGTCAGCTCCAGCGTGACGCCGGCATGCCGCACGTCTACTACGGCCTGCTGGTCGGTCTCGGCGAGCAGGCGGACGGACGTCTGCGCATGACCGAGCTGGCGATGAAGGCCAAGATCACCCGCTCCCGTCTCTCGCACGCCATCGCCCGGCTGGAGAAGAACGGCTGGGTACGCCGCGAGGACTGCCCCTCGGACAAGCGCGGCCAGTTCGCCGTCCTGACCGAGCAGGGCCAGGAGGTGCTCCGGCGCACCGCGCCCGGTCATGTGACCGCCGTACGGCAGGCGTTGTTCGACCGGATCAGCGACGAGCAGCGCAAGACGCTCCACGACGTCATGGAGATCGTCGCCCAGGGCCTTCAGCCGAAGGACGCGGGCGCGGATCTGCCCTGGCTCCGCTGA
- a CDS encoding MFS transporter, whose product MSETAQAVAAKAPTPDSNRWKALTFIALAQLMVVLDATIVNIALPSAQQDLGISDGNRQWVITAYALAFGGLLLFGGRIADIWGRKNTFVTGLIGFAAASALGGAATNEAMLLGSRALQGAFGALLAPAALSLLAVMFTDAKERAKAFGIYGAIAGGGGAVGLILGGFLTEYLNWRWTFFVNIPFAAVAALGAYFVIREPSGSRNRSPLDIPGVVLSTLGLVSLVYGFTRAESEGWSDSLTIGLFVASAVLLATFVFVESRVKAPLLPLRVITERNRGGVYLSLGLAIIAMFGLFLFLTYYLQIVKGYSPVKTGFAFLPMIAGMITGSTQIGARLMTRVPARLLMGPGFLLAAVGMLLLTQMEIGSSYAALLLPAMLLLGLGMGTAFMPAMSLATLGVEPRDSGVASAMVNTSQQVGGAIGTALLNTIAASATTSYIADHIGGAASRSQQQLVQLEGMVEGYTSAIWFAVGILVVAATIAFTFINAGAPDMSSVSGEGAEEELKVPVVAH is encoded by the coding sequence ATGTCCGAAACAGCCCAGGCTGTCGCCGCCAAGGCGCCGACTCCCGACTCCAACCGCTGGAAGGCGCTCACCTTCATCGCGCTCGCCCAGCTGATGGTCGTGCTCGACGCGACCATCGTGAACATCGCACTGCCCTCCGCCCAGCAGGACCTGGGGATATCGGACGGCAACCGGCAGTGGGTCATCACGGCCTACGCCCTGGCCTTCGGCGGACTGCTGCTCTTCGGCGGCCGGATCGCCGACATCTGGGGCCGCAAGAACACCTTCGTCACCGGTCTGATCGGCTTCGCCGCCGCCTCCGCCCTCGGCGGTGCCGCGACGAACGAGGCGATGCTCCTCGGCTCCCGCGCCCTGCAGGGTGCCTTCGGCGCACTGCTCGCGCCCGCCGCGCTCTCCCTGCTCGCGGTGATGTTCACCGACGCCAAGGAGCGCGCCAAGGCGTTCGGCATCTACGGGGCGATCGCCGGTGGCGGCGGCGCCGTGGGCCTCATCCTCGGCGGCTTCCTCACCGAGTACCTGAACTGGCGCTGGACGTTCTTCGTGAACATCCCGTTCGCCGCCGTCGCCGCCCTCGGCGCGTACTTCGTCATCCGTGAGCCGTCCGGCAGCCGCAACCGCTCGCCGCTCGACATCCCGGGCGTCGTCCTGTCCACCCTCGGTCTGGTCTCCCTCGTCTACGGCTTCACACGCGCCGAGTCCGAGGGCTGGAGCGACTCCCTGACGATCGGCCTGTTCGTCGCCTCGGCGGTCCTCCTCGCGACCTTCGTGTTCGTCGAGTCCAGGGTCAAGGCCCCGCTGCTGCCCCTGCGCGTCATCACCGAGCGCAACCGCGGCGGTGTCTACCTCTCGCTCGGCCTCGCGATCATCGCGATGTTCGGCCTGTTCCTCTTCCTCACCTACTACCTGCAGATCGTGAAGGGCTACTCCCCGGTCAAGACCGGCTTCGCCTTCCTGCCGATGATCGCGGGCATGATCACGGGCTCCACGCAGATCGGTGCCCGGCTGATGACCCGCGTCCCGGCGCGGCTCCTGATGGGCCCGGGCTTCCTGCTCGCCGCCGTCGGCATGCTGCTGCTGACCCAGATGGAGATCGGCTCCTCGTACGCGGCCCTGCTCCTGCCGGCCATGCTCCTGCTCGGCCTCGGCATGGGTACGGCCTTCATGCCGGCCATGTCCCTGGCCACGCTGGGCGTCGAGCCGCGTGACTCCGGTGTCGCCTCCGCGATGGTCAACACCTCGCAGCAGGTGGGCGGCGCGATCGGTACGGCCCTGCTGAACACCATCGCCGCCTCCGCGACCACGTCGTACATCGCCGACCACATCGGCGGCGCCGCCTCCCGTTCCCAGCAGCAGCTGGTCCAGCTGGAGGGCATGGTCGAGGGTTACACCAGCGCCATCTGGTTCGCCGTCGGCATCCTGGTCGTCGCGGCGACCATCGCCTTCACCTTCATCAACGCCGGTGCCCCGGACATGAGTTCGGTCAGCGGTGAGGGTGCCGAGGAGGAGCTGAAGGTTCCGGTGGTCGCCCACTGA